Proteins from a genomic interval of Paenibacillus sp. FSL R5-0623:
- a CDS encoding sigma-70 family RNA polymerase sigma factor — protein sequence MFNRKTEKILTHCITEHKENVYRLAYSYVKNKDDALDIVQDSIYKAMTNLERLKNPDAVKSWFYRIVVNTALDFLRRNKKVQAMDHEMIETYSLGAEDTYTDIDLKLTLESLPDKYKSVIILRYFEDMKIEEVAAVLDENLNTIKTRLYQAHQLLRITMNDETTKGERVR from the coding sequence ATGTTCAATAGGAAAACTGAAAAAATTCTTACACACTGTATTACCGAGCATAAAGAGAATGTATACCGACTTGCGTATAGCTATGTCAAAAATAAGGATGATGCCCTGGATATCGTACAAGACTCCATATACAAAGCGATGACGAATCTCGAACGTTTGAAGAACCCAGACGCGGTCAAAAGCTGGTTTTACCGGATTGTGGTGAATACCGCCCTGGATTTTCTGCGCAGAAACAAAAAGGTTCAGGCGATGGATCATGAAATGATCGAAACCTACAGCCTCGGGGCAGAAGATACGTATACGGACATTGATTTGAAGCTAACGCTCGAATCCTTGCCGGATAAATACAAGAGTGTCATTATACTGAGATATTTTGAAGACATGAAGATCGAGGAAGTTGCTGCTGTACTGGATGAGAATTTGAATACGATTAAAACAAGGCTGTATCAGGCGCATCAGCTATTGCGAATCACAATGAATGATGAAACAACCAAAGGAGAACGAGTAAGATGA
- a CDS encoding ComEC/Rec2 family competence protein — translation MKGRPLLSFTICWLCGSGIACALTGWMLIWGLIGALACLPLLLHFINVRGWSVLFLLVAFIGGAAHWEWNDARNHSSLSKTTHITAKELDGLAAEIKGELVSDVRIDGDRADFKIQMSTILATSDSSADTDLASSSAFNINEQLIVQVRLLEEEEQQVATGWKRGDAITLNGSFALPGEARNFGGFDYRSYLRTLHIHWLFKVKGASSVTAVTPEGLGQYNVLRWTDWTRHKLGSAVEQLFPEPHAGYMKGLILGMATDIDPGTYGQFSQLGLTHILAISGTHVAVYVASLLLILSWLRLTRETALTIVLILVPAYVLLSGGSPSVIRAGMMSMIGLYMARRGLARDGLQMISAAALLMMWWDPYFLLSVSFQLSFLVTAGLMIYMPLINRLFSSWPKSLAATASVTVTAQLISFPVTILYFNQFSLLSFVANFLLVSLISAIVLPLGTVAMLLSFIWVPLAKPLAWIAMQLNQLTFVSVEWLNSLPGFVLIWATPPLLWIAAYYAVLYALLYLLHRGNGEQRETTFIEEETAPLVRRQPPVSMGNVGIRSSMSKAAQDQDQGKKRVDGKETSLTTLGASIAWPEYASAFTARGAGYYSNVRMSRAQQWLCGFLALSFIAGLWWAYQTPKPAGTGIVQFLDIGQGDSTLITTPEGKHILVDGGGTVSFGNTEQSWKTRRDPYEVGAKVVVPLLKKRGIHQLDAVIVTHADQDHAGGLQAVLEQIPVKRFMFNGTTSGKDDFEKLLDTAMEQKIPLYAIQQGMSYKADKQTSLHFIAPDLAHMDVNVSGSLPVSEHQNHDSVVFLLEMAGASMLFTGDMDAAAEQDLLYMIQDGSLAAQFEQKGADLGVTEGVVQRVLTRPLQVDSKDVSASVSIDVLKVAHHGSKTSSTEAWLQYWNAKTAVISAGVNNTYGHPNPGVMERLEATGSDIYRTDQMGEVQMRVKDGEIDVRYKLVGVE, via the coding sequence ATGAAAGGCAGACCGTTATTAAGTTTTACGATTTGTTGGTTGTGCGGGAGCGGGATAGCATGCGCGTTAACAGGCTGGATGTTAATCTGGGGGCTAATTGGAGCTCTGGCATGTCTGCCACTTTTACTTCATTTTATTAATGTGCGTGGATGGTCTGTTTTATTTTTACTTGTTGCCTTTATTGGAGGCGCTGCACATTGGGAATGGAATGATGCACGCAATCATAGCAGTCTGTCCAAGACTACTCACATCACTGCTAAAGAGTTGGACGGTTTGGCAGCCGAAATTAAGGGTGAGCTGGTGTCAGATGTGCGCATTGATGGAGACCGGGCTGACTTTAAGATACAGATGTCTACAATATTGGCAACATCGGATTCGTCAGCAGATACAGATCTCGCATCATCATCTGCATTCAACATAAATGAACAATTGATCGTACAAGTCAGACTGTTGGAGGAAGAAGAACAACAGGTAGCAACGGGCTGGAAGAGGGGCGATGCAATCACACTTAATGGTTCTTTTGCCCTTCCTGGCGAAGCAAGAAACTTTGGCGGGTTTGATTATCGCAGTTATTTGCGAACCCTGCATATCCACTGGTTGTTCAAAGTGAAGGGAGCCAGTTCGGTAACAGCAGTTACTCCTGAGGGACTTGGACAATATAACGTGCTACGGTGGACGGATTGGACTAGGCATAAGTTGGGCTCGGCGGTTGAGCAGTTATTTCCAGAGCCTCATGCAGGATATATGAAGGGTCTTATTCTCGGGATGGCTACTGATATCGATCCAGGTACCTATGGTCAGTTTTCACAACTGGGTCTAACGCATATCCTGGCTATCTCTGGAACCCATGTCGCTGTATATGTTGCTTCGTTGCTTCTCATTCTATCCTGGCTAAGGCTTACCAGAGAGACGGCGCTCACGATTGTTCTGATCCTGGTGCCAGCTTATGTACTGTTATCCGGAGGGTCACCTTCAGTGATTCGGGCAGGAATGATGTCCATGATTGGTCTGTATATGGCACGTCGTGGCCTCGCCAGAGATGGTCTTCAGATGATTAGTGCAGCAGCGTTGCTGATGATGTGGTGGGACCCGTACTTTTTGCTGAGCGTGAGCTTCCAATTATCCTTTCTCGTGACCGCAGGTTTGATGATCTATATGCCACTGATAAACCGGCTGTTCAGCAGTTGGCCGAAATCTCTGGCTGCAACAGCATCCGTTACCGTGACCGCTCAGTTGATTTCGTTCCCAGTAACTATTTTGTATTTCAACCAGTTCTCGCTACTCTCATTTGTAGCTAACTTTCTGCTGGTTTCTTTGATCAGTGCTATTGTATTACCTCTGGGGACGGTCGCCATGTTATTGTCATTCATATGGGTTCCCTTGGCGAAACCTCTCGCATGGATTGCGATGCAACTGAATCAACTGACTTTTGTAAGCGTGGAGTGGTTGAACAGCCTGCCAGGTTTTGTGTTGATCTGGGCAACACCGCCCTTGTTATGGATCGCTGCATATTATGCCGTGTTGTATGCTTTGCTCTACCTGTTGCATCGTGGCAATGGTGAGCAGCGAGAAACAACGTTTATTGAGGAGGAGACGGCACCTCTTGTGAGGCGACAACCTCCAGTTTCCATGGGGAATGTGGGCATTCGCTCTTCGATGTCTAAAGCGGCACAGGATCAGGATCAAGGTAAGAAACGTGTAGATGGAAAAGAAACTTCATTAACGACATTAGGAGCCAGTATTGCCTGGCCGGAGTATGCAAGTGCATTTACCGCACGAGGTGCAGGGTATTATTCAAATGTACGAATGAGTAGAGCTCAGCAATGGTTGTGCGGGTTTCTGGCGCTCAGCTTTATTGCTGGATTATGGTGGGCATATCAGACTCCCAAGCCTGCTGGAACCGGCATCGTGCAGTTTTTGGATATTGGCCAAGGGGACAGCACGTTGATTACGACCCCGGAAGGCAAACACATTCTGGTAGATGGCGGGGGAACGGTTAGTTTTGGGAACACCGAACAATCTTGGAAAACAAGACGTGATCCGTACGAGGTGGGAGCCAAGGTCGTTGTTCCTCTATTGAAAAAGAGAGGCATCCATCAACTGGACGCTGTCATTGTAACGCATGCTGACCAGGATCATGCCGGAGGACTACAGGCTGTGCTGGAACAGATTCCAGTTAAACGTTTCATGTTTAATGGCACGACCAGCGGTAAGGATGACTTTGAAAAGTTACTGGACACAGCCATGGAACAGAAAATCCCCCTATACGCCATTCAGCAGGGCATGTCCTATAAGGCTGATAAGCAGACAAGTTTACATTTTATAGCTCCGGATCTGGCACATATGGATGTAAATGTATCGGGCAGTTTGCCTGTATCTGAACACCAGAATCATGATTCCGTTGTCTTTTTGCTGGAAATGGCGGGGGCTTCCATGTTGTTCACCGGAGATATGGATGCAGCAGCCGAGCAGGACCTGCTCTATATGATTCAAGATGGCTCATTGGCTGCCCAGTTTGAACAGAAAGGTGCAGATCTTGGAGTTACAGAGGGGGTCGTACAAAGGGTACTTACTCGCCCGTTGCAGGTTGATTCAAAAGATGTTTCAGCATCTGTCTCCATTGACGTTCTAAAGGTCGCTCATCATGGTAGTAAAACATCGTCCACCGAAGCCTGGCTCCAATACTGGAACGCCAAAACCGCTGTGATATCTGCAGGAGTTAACAATACATATGGGCATCCCAATCCAGGAGTGATGGAACGTCTGGAGGCTACCGGGTCGGATATTTATCGGACAGATCAGATGGGTGAGGTCCAGATGAGGGTCAAAGATGGGGAGATTGATGTTCGATACAAGCTGGTCGGGGTTGAGTGA
- a CDS encoding cytidine/deoxycytidylate deaminase family protein: MSTEVRKDWDTYFMDIAYMVSTRSRCSRRHVGAVLVQGKKLLGTAYNGAPTGVPDCSEAGCMISEEYELVVTDGQEEMVKKQRCIRTIHAEQNLLLFTDRIDREGSSVYVTDEPCWTCANMLANSGITEIVFHRSYPKDTGKVTNMMEQKGITFRRLENYQPPRETMMTVSN, translated from the coding sequence ATGAGTACAGAGGTACGCAAGGACTGGGATACGTATTTTATGGACATCGCGTATATGGTTTCCACCCGTTCCCGCTGTTCGCGTCGTCATGTGGGTGCCGTTCTTGTTCAGGGAAAGAAACTGCTGGGAACAGCCTATAATGGTGCACCCACCGGCGTCCCGGATTGTTCTGAAGCAGGTTGTATGATATCGGAAGAGTATGAGTTGGTCGTGACCGATGGGCAAGAAGAAATGGTGAAAAAGCAACGATGCATTCGCACAATCCATGCGGAGCAAAATTTACTTTTATTCACAGATCGAATTGACCGCGAAGGCTCGTCCGTGTACGTGACCGACGAACCGTGCTGGACATGTGCCAATATGCTGGCGAATAGCGGGATTACAGAAATCGTGTTTCATCGTTCTTATCCTAAAGATACCGGCAAGGTTACCAATATGATGGAACAGAAGGGCATAACGTTCCGCAGGCTGGAGAATTACCAGCCCCCGCGGGAAACGATGATGACTGTGAGCAATTAA
- a CDS encoding helix-hairpin-helix domain-containing protein: protein MRWNKGMTIAAAVVGSILILWSGKSEQPPSGWEPLQLGTEKPTIEQELPAVQSANSVQGNTEASSSGTEASGLQTGNDAKAGESKELASVGVEGDSGVQTPNQTKDNPSDTATSIEPVAQSTNSNPSVPSETGSNSNPPVVREEASDNGKIDVNTAPVSKLTELPGIGEKKAQAIVDYRNAHGPFAKVSDLTKVKGIGMKMLEKMAPYVQIR from the coding sequence ATGAGATGGAACAAAGGGATGACCATTGCTGCTGCGGTGGTTGGAAGTATACTTATATTATGGTCGGGCAAAAGTGAACAACCACCTAGTGGCTGGGAACCCTTGCAGCTCGGCACCGAGAAGCCGACGATAGAGCAGGAACTCCCTGCTGTACAGTCGGCTAATTCGGTTCAGGGCAATACAGAAGCATCTTCTTCGGGAACCGAGGCAAGTGGGCTGCAGACTGGGAACGATGCGAAGGCAGGAGAGTCTAAAGAGCTTGCGAGCGTTGGGGTTGAAGGTGATTCGGGAGTTCAAACTCCAAATCAGACGAAAGATAATCCTTCAGATACGGCTACTTCGATTGAACCAGTGGCGCAAAGTACGAATTCGAATCCTTCGGTTCCCTCCGAGACGGGCTCGAACAGTAATCCACCTGTAGTTCGTGAGGAAGCTAGCGACAATGGTAAGATTGATGTGAATACTGCACCTGTCTCCAAGCTTACGGAGCTTCCCGGAATTGGAGAGAAGAAAGCTCAGGCTATTGTGGACTATCGGAATGCACATGGTCCTTTTGCAAAAGTCAGTGATCTGACAAAGGTCAAAGGAATCGGTATGAAGATGCTGGAGAAGATGGCGCCGTATGTGCAGATCCGTTAA
- the comER gene encoding late competence protein ComER: MKVGFIGTGSMGSLLIYALIQSGALEPRQIAASNRTPSKVRQLSLRYPGLHESQSNRETVIRSNIIFLCVKPLEFKHVIDDILPVVNPNHIIVSITSPVQLRHLESSLPCKVSKVIPSVTHQVGSGASLCIHGERMTSEDRAVLESLLSHIGRPYQVDEACTRITSDFSSCGPAFISFFLEQWIESAVKLTGIKRADACALAGEMLLGTGKLLTEGGYTPQELQARVAVPGGITAQALALLKVSLDGVFDSLIHTTHDKYDEDLLKLDELFRAGEINRQQY, from the coding sequence ATGAAGGTTGGATTTATCGGAACCGGCAGCATGGGCAGCCTGCTAATCTATGCCTTGATCCAATCGGGTGCACTTGAGCCCCGGCAGATCGCGGCCAGCAATCGAACCCCGTCCAAAGTACGTCAGTTATCCCTCCGTTACCCCGGTCTGCATGAATCCCAGAGCAATCGGGAAACGGTGATCCGAAGTAATATCATCTTCCTGTGCGTGAAGCCGCTTGAATTCAAACATGTTATTGACGACATCCTGCCTGTCGTGAATCCCAATCATATAATTGTCTCGATCACCAGTCCCGTGCAGCTGCGACATCTGGAATCTTCACTTCCTTGCAAAGTCTCCAAGGTAATCCCCAGCGTTACACACCAAGTCGGCAGTGGAGCATCCCTCTGCATACATGGCGAACGAATGACCAGTGAAGACCGCGCTGTGTTGGAAAGTCTGCTCAGTCATATAGGCAGGCCGTACCAAGTGGATGAAGCCTGTACACGAATCACATCCGACTTCTCCAGCTGCGGACCTGCATTCATATCGTTCTTTTTGGAACAGTGGATCGAAAGTGCAGTGAAGCTGACCGGCATCAAAAGAGCAGATGCCTGCGCTCTGGCTGGCGAAATGCTCCTGGGAACAGGCAAGCTGCTCACCGAAGGAGGATACACCCCGCAAGAGCTTCAGGCTCGTGTCGCCGTACCTGGCGGTATTACCGCTCAGGCACTTGCACTGCTGAAGGTTAGTCTTGACGGCGTTTTCGACAGCCTGATCCACACGACACATGACAAATATGATGAAGATTTGTTAAAGCTGGATGAATTATTCCGAGCCGGTGAGATTAACCGGCAACAATATTAA
- the leuS gene encoding leucine--tRNA ligase yields MSENNQPKHGYQPQVMEKSWQQYWDANKTFKTGEDPAKPKFYALDMFPYPSGSGLHVGHPEGYTATDIVSRYKRMRGYNVLHPMGWDAFGLPAEQHALDTGEHPRDITFRNIDNFRRQIKSLGFSYDWDREISTTDPEYYKWTQWIFIQLYNKGLAYVDEVAVNWCEALGTVLANEEVIDGKSERGGHPVVRKPMRQWVLRITEYAERLLEDLEELDWSESIKDMQRNWIGKSTGAEVVFAIEGREEVIKVFTTRADTLFGASFAVLAPEHELVEAITTDDQREAIQAYQEQASRKSDLERTDLAKDKTGVFTGAYAINPVNGAKLPIWIADYVLAGYGTGAVMAVPGHDARDWEFAKQFGLDIIEVIQGGDVTQEAYSGDGAHVNSDFLNGLNNEEAVAKMIAWLEENGKGQGKVTYRLRDWLFSRQRYWGEPIPILHLEDGTMKTVPEDQLPLLLPDIDQIKPSGTGESPLANVTEWVNTVDPETGMKARRETNTMPQWAGSCWYYLRFIDPHNDKELISKEKQQQWLPVDLYIGGAEHAVLHLLYARFWHKVLYDLGVVDTKEPFHKLVNQGMILGTNNEKMSKSRGNVINPDEIVNEFGADTLRLYEMFMGPLEATKPWNANGVEGMHRFLSRVWRLFINEDTGAINDKITVDGGTDEFKRTAHKTIKKVTEDLEHLRFNTSISQLMIFINDAYKADTLPREAMEKFVQLLSPLAPHMAEELWSRLGHEGGISYVAWPEYDESMTVDAEVEIVVQVNGKIVTRATIAKDLDAQGMQDFTMELAPVKQALEGKTIRKVIAVPGKLVNIVAG; encoded by the coding sequence ATGAGTGAGAATAACCAGCCGAAACACGGCTATCAGCCACAAGTCATGGAAAAAAGTTGGCAGCAATACTGGGATGCAAATAAAACGTTTAAAACGGGTGAAGACCCTGCTAAACCGAAATTTTATGCACTGGATATGTTCCCTTATCCATCCGGTTCAGGTCTGCACGTAGGCCACCCGGAAGGATATACGGCAACGGATATCGTTTCCCGATACAAACGTATGCGCGGTTACAACGTATTGCACCCAATGGGTTGGGATGCTTTCGGTCTGCCTGCTGAGCAGCATGCACTGGATACAGGTGAACATCCACGAGATATTACATTCCGTAATATTGACAACTTCCGTCGCCAGATCAAATCGCTTGGTTTCTCCTATGACTGGGATCGTGAGATCAGCACAACGGACCCTGAATACTATAAATGGACGCAATGGATCTTTATCCAACTGTATAATAAAGGCCTCGCTTATGTGGATGAAGTTGCAGTTAACTGGTGTGAAGCCCTTGGAACGGTACTTGCTAATGAAGAGGTTATTGATGGCAAGAGTGAACGTGGTGGACATCCGGTTGTACGCAAACCGATGCGTCAATGGGTTCTGAGAATTACCGAGTATGCAGAGCGTCTGTTGGAAGACCTGGAAGAGCTGGATTGGTCTGAAAGCATCAAGGATATGCAGCGCAACTGGATCGGTAAATCGACAGGTGCGGAAGTTGTATTTGCCATTGAGGGTCGCGAGGAAGTCATCAAGGTGTTCACTACCCGTGCGGACACATTGTTCGGTGCGAGCTTTGCAGTACTTGCTCCAGAACATGAATTGGTAGAAGCAATTACAACCGATGACCAACGTGAAGCGATTCAGGCTTATCAGGAGCAGGCTTCTCGTAAGAGTGATCTGGAACGTACAGATTTGGCCAAAGACAAAACAGGTGTATTCACTGGTGCTTATGCAATCAACCCTGTTAATGGTGCAAAACTGCCGATCTGGATTGCTGATTACGTTCTTGCAGGTTACGGTACAGGTGCGGTTATGGCAGTTCCGGGTCATGATGCACGTGACTGGGAATTTGCGAAGCAGTTTGGTCTAGATATCATCGAAGTTATTCAAGGTGGAGACGTTACACAAGAGGCTTATTCCGGTGATGGCGCACATGTGAATTCCGATTTCTTGAACGGACTGAATAATGAAGAAGCGGTTGCCAAGATGATTGCTTGGTTGGAAGAGAACGGTAAAGGACAAGGGAAAGTGACCTATCGTCTGCGCGATTGGCTGTTCAGTCGTCAGCGTTACTGGGGTGAGCCAATCCCGATTCTGCATCTGGAAGACGGAACGATGAAGACCGTACCGGAGGATCAACTTCCACTGCTGCTGCCTGATATCGACCAGATCAAACCTTCGGGTACAGGAGAATCACCACTGGCGAATGTTACGGAGTGGGTGAATACGGTAGATCCAGAAACGGGAATGAAGGCACGTCGTGAGACCAACACCATGCCACAATGGGCGGGTAGCTGCTGGTATTACCTGCGCTTTATCGATCCGCACAATGACAAGGAACTGATCTCCAAGGAGAAACAACAGCAGTGGTTGCCAGTTGATCTGTACATTGGCGGAGCAGAGCACGCGGTGCTTCACTTGCTGTACGCTCGTTTCTGGCACAAAGTGCTGTATGATCTGGGTGTTGTGGATACCAAAGAACCTTTCCACAAACTGGTGAACCAAGGTATGATCCTGGGTACCAATAATGAGAAAATGAGTAAATCCCGTGGTAATGTCATTAACCCGGATGAAATCGTGAATGAATTCGGTGCAGATACATTGCGTCTGTACGAGATGTTCATGGGACCATTGGAAGCGACAAAACCGTGGAATGCAAACGGGGTTGAAGGCATGCACCGCTTCCTGTCACGTGTATGGCGTCTCTTCATCAACGAAGACACAGGAGCCATCAATGACAAGATTACGGTGGACGGTGGAACGGATGAGTTCAAGCGGACTGCTCACAAAACGATCAAAAAAGTTACGGAAGATCTGGAACATCTGCGCTTCAACACATCCATCAGCCAGCTGATGATTTTCATCAACGATGCATACAAAGCGGACACACTGCCTCGTGAAGCGATGGAGAAATTTGTACAGCTGTTGTCACCACTGGCACCGCATATGGCAGAGGAACTGTGGAGCCGTTTGGGTCATGAAGGTGGAATCTCTTACGTGGCTTGGCCTGAATATGATGAGTCCATGACAGTGGATGCGGAAGTAGAAATCGTTGTTCAGGTAAATGGTAAAATTGTAACTCGTGCTACAATCGCGAAGGATCTGGATGCACAGGGTATGCAGGACTTTACGATGGAGCTGGCACCTGTTAAGCAGGCGCTGGAAGGCAAGACCATTCGCAAGGTCATTGCCGTTCCAGGCAAACTCGTTAATATTGTTGCCGGTTAA